A genomic region of Candidatus Methanoperedens sp. contains the following coding sequences:
- a CDS encoding nucleotidyltransferase family protein, with translation MKALILAGGRGKRLEGVSDNRNKCMLELKGRPLIEHNLNNIIKLNINEIVIVVGYRAEDIINTYGIEYKGKKIKYVIQSNQHGLVHAIESSKEALGSEDFMLFLGDEILINPKHKEMIEIFNNEGLFGICGIVIEKDRSKIKHTYSIFNDEGGRIYRLIEKPRNPQNDMQGTGNCIFKNELLSYIEKTPINQVRGEKELPDLIQCAIDEGKIVKSFIICDKYSNINSEEDLKEVT, from the coding sequence ATGAAAGCTTTAATCTTAGCAGGAGGGCGTGGAAAACGCCTTGAAGGTGTATCTGATAATAGAAATAAATGCATGCTTGAACTAAAAGGGAGGCCTTTAATCGAGCATAATCTCAATAATATAATTAAGCTAAACATAAATGAGATAGTAATTGTTGTAGGTTATAGGGCTGAAGATATAATAAATACTTATGGTATAGAATACAAAGGAAAGAAAATAAAATATGTAATCCAGTCTAATCAACATGGTCTGGTTCATGCTATTGAAAGCTCCAAAGAAGCGTTGGGTAGTGAAGATTTTATGTTGTTCCTTGGTGATGAAATCTTAATTAATCCAAAGCACAAAGAAATGATTGAAATATTCAATAACGAAGGACTTTTTGGCATATGTGGAATCGTTATCGAGAAGGATAGAAGTAAAATAAAGCATACATATTCGATTTTCAATGATGAAGGTGGAAGGATATATAGATTAATAGAAAAACCAAGAAATCCCCAAAATGACATGCAAGGCACAGGAAATTGTATTTTTAAAAATGAACTTTTATCCTATATTGAAAAGACACCAATTAATCAAGTCAGGGGTGAAAAGGAGCTTCCTGATTTAATACAATGTGCTATAGACGAAGGAAAAATAGTTAAATCATTTATTATTTGTGATAAATATTCAAATATAAATTCAGAAGAAGATTTGAAAGAAGTTACTTAG